CGCACACCCAATACCGCCCGAATAGCCATACCGGTTTCTACGAATCCGTAAACGCCGACGGCAGCTGGGCCGGTGAGCAGCTCAGCCCGGGGTACACGGTGACCATCGGCTGGGATAATTTTGTGCGCGTCTTTACCGATGAAGGCATCCAGAAGCCCTTCTTCGCAATATTTGTCTGGACGGTTGTCTTCTCGGTACTGACCGTGATCCTCACGGTGGCGGTGGGGATGATCCTCGCCTGTCTGGTCCAGTGGGAGGCCCTGAAAGGCAAAGCCCTGTACCGGGTGCTGCTGATCCTGCCTTATGCGGTGCCGTCGTTTATTTCGATTCTGATTTTCAAGGGGCTGTTTAACCAGAGCTTTGGTGAAATCAACATGATGCTCAGCGCCCTGTTTGGCATCAAACCCGCCTGGTTTAGCGACCCGGTCACCGCCCGGACGATGATTATTATCGTCAATACCTGGCTTGGGTATCCGTACATGATGATCCTGTGCATGGGGTTGTTAAAGGCGATTCCGGACGACCTGTACGAAGCCTCGGCCATGGACGGTGCCGGCCCGCTGCAGAACTTCTTTAAAATCACCCTGCCGCTGCTGATTAAGCCGCTGACCCCGCTGATGATCGCCAGTTTCGCGTTTAACTTTAACAACTTTGTGCTGATTCAGCTGTTAACCAACGGCGGCCCGGACCGGCTGGGCACCACCACCCCGGCCGGGTATACCGACCTGCTGGTGAGCTACACCTACCGTATCGCTTTTGAAGGCGGCGGCGGTCAGGACTTCGGTCTGGCGGCGGCTATCGCCACCCTGATTTTCCTGCTGGTGGGGGCTCTGGCTATCGTCAACCTGAAAGCCACCCGCATGAAATTTGATTAAGCCCGCGACCATACAAAGGAGTTTGCAGATTATGGCTATGGTTCAACCCAAATCACAGAAAATGCGCCTGTTTATCACGCATCTGTTATTGCTGTTGTTTATCGCGGCAATTATGTTCCCGCTGCTGATGGTGGTGACCATCTCGCTGCGCCCGGGAAACTTCGCCACCGGCAGCATTATTCCTGATCAGATCTCCTGGGAGCACTGGCGCCTGGCGCTGGGCTTCAGTGTGGAGCATGCCGATGGCCGGGTCACCCCGCCCCCCTTCCCGGTGCTGCTGTGGCTGTGGAACTCGGTGAAAATCGCCGGGATCACCGCCATCGGGATTGTGGCGCTCTCTACCACCTGCGCTTACGCCTTCGCCCGGATGCGCTTTCCGGGTAAGGCCACCTTGCTCAGGGGGATGCTGATTTTCCAGATGTTCCCGGCGGTGCTCTCGCTGGTGGCCCTGTACGCGTTGTTTGACCGCCTTGGTCAGTACCTTCCGTTTATCGGCCTGAATACCCACGGCGGGGTGATTTTTGCCTACCTCGGGGGGATTGCGCTGCACGTGTGGACCATCAAAGGCTATTTTGAAACGATCGACAGCTCCCTGGAAGAGGCCGCCTCGCTGGACGGTGCCACCCCGTGGCAGGCGTTCCGCCTGGTACTGCTGCCGCTGTCGGTGCCTATTCTGGCGGTGGTGTTTATCCTGTCGTTTATTGCCGCCATTACCGAGGTGCCGGTGGCCTCTCTGCTGCTGCGCGATGTCAACAGCTACACCCTGGCGGTGGGCATGCAGCAGTATCTCAACCCGCAAAACTACCTGTGGGGCGATTTTGCCGCCGCCGCCGTGCTTTCGGCCATTCCGATCACCGCCGTATTCCTGCTGGCCCAGCGCTGGCTGGTGGGCGGCCTGACGGCGGGGGGCGTAAAAGGATAACTGGCTGCCACTGCTTGTTATAACCCAACGATTGGCTCTTACCCGTTAAGAGCATTTGGCGGCCTCCGGGCCGCTTTTTTTGGTTCATCGCGGGTTAGCGTGATATTGCCCAAACGGTGATTTGTGAGAATAGCGATTCGCAGGCGCTTCAGGCATTGTGCCGGGATCTGGTCTATGTACGTTTAGTGAAAAGGTTCCGCTCCCCGACCTCCGGTATTTCTTTTACGCGGGACTGGAAAACCCCTGCGGTAAAACAAAACAGTTTCAGCGGCTGAAATGCCGCTGAATGTCAGTTAATGGCCGCGAGGGTGTTAAATCCCCGCATAAAGGCAATCGGCGAAAACGCAGGTGCGGCTCAAGGACTGGCTGCCAGGATGGCAGCCAGAAGGAAGGTTGAGGCATGGATGCCGCATAACATTGTCAGGAACAATGTTAAACAGCGCTTGCGCTGGCCCCGGAGGGGTGAGCCTCATGGATGAGGCGAATAATCCTGACTGGTCCGCCAGAGCAAGCCGGAGTTGCAGCGAACCGCGCAGCGGCGATTGACCGCGGGCCGGCGAGGTCTCCAGGAGGGGGCCGGCCCCCCCTCCTGGAACGCGACCAGGTTCCGCACACAACATATGAGTGCCCATCGTCGGGGAGCGGAACCCGTTCACCGGGCGTTCATATGTCCGAATCTGAAGCGGGCGAGAATCGCTATTCTCACAAATCACCTTTTGGGAAAAGGCTTCAGCCGCCACGCTTAAATGCAATGAACTTTTTTATCGTGATTATTCCCGCTTCAGGCGCTTGCTGTTACAGATCCACAGCGTGATAACCAGCAGCAGAATCGCCCCGGAATAGATAAGCACATCCAGCGGGGCGCTGTGGTCGATGATAATCAGCCGCACAATGGCGGTAATGCCGATATAGACAAAATAGCGCAGCGGAAAGTGAAAACCGGACTGGAAATACTTCACAATCAGGGCGATAAATTCGAAGTAGAGGAAATAGATAACCAGCCCTTCCACCAGCTGGTACTTACTGGCCTGCTCACCGGGCGTAAACAGCACATCCGCCAGGTGTAGCGTCTCTTTGCCGAGGAAAATCACCAGAATCAGCGCCAGCGCTGCCAGGCCGATATTCAGTACAGACTGCAAAATGGTAGAGACCAGCTCCACCCTCGGGCGGGATATCGACGTCATACAGCACCTCATGCTCAGGGGGTGAGCCTTCTGTATACGTCAAAAATGTGATCCATATCTACATTTTTTACACAAACAACAAACAGCGCCACCCAACGGGCAGCGCTGAAATAGCCTAATCAGGCACGCCAGGATTTATAGCGGTTGATAAGCCCGTTGGTTGAACTGTCGTGGCTGGCGATGGTTTTATCGTCCTGCAATTCAGGCAGGATGCGGTTTGCCAGCTGTTTACCCAGCTCAACCCCCCACTGGTCGAAGGTGAAGATATTCAGAATCGCCCCCTGGGTGAAGATTTTATGCTCATAGAGCGCAATCAGCGCCCCGAGGCTGAACGGGGTTATCTCACGCAGCAGAATGGAGTTGGTCGGGCGGTTGCCTTCAAAGACCTTAAACGGCACCACGTTACCCAGCTGGGCCGGATCTTTACCCTGATCGCGAAACTCCTGCTCAACCACGTCCCGGGACTTCCCGAAGGCCAGTGCTTCGGTCTGGGCAAAGAAGTTAGACAGCAGTTTCGGGTGGTGATCGGTAAGCGGGTTGTGGCTGATGGCCGGGGCGATAAAGTCGCACGGCACCAGTTTGGTCCCCTGGTGGATAAGCTGGTAGAAGGCATGCTGGCCGTTGGTGCCCGGCTCACCCCAGATAACCGGCCCGGTCTGGTAATCCACTTTGTGGCCATTACGGTCAACGTATTTACCGTTAGACTCCATATTGCCCTGCTGGAAGTAGGCCGCAAAGCGGTGCATATACTGATCGTAGGGCAGAATCGCTTCAGTTTCCGCACCAAAGAAATTGTTGTACCAGATGCCAATCAGCGCCAGCAGTACCGGCAGGTTTTGCTCAGCCGGGGTGTGGGCGAAATGCTGGTCCATGGCGTGAGCGCCGCTCAGCAGCTGCACGAAGTTGTCATAACCCACGGAGAGCACAATGGAGAGCCCGATAGCGGACCACAGAGAGTAACGCCCCCCGACCCAGTCCCAGAACTCAAACATATTGGCGGTATCAATGCCGAACTCGCTCACCGCTTTGCCGTTGGTGGACAGGGCCGCAAAGTGCTTAGCCACATGTTTTGCATCACCGGCAGAGGCCAGGAACCAGTCACGGGCGCTGTGAGCGTTGGTCATGGTTTCCTGGGTGGTAAAGGTTTTGGAGGCCACCAGGAACAGGGTGGTTTCCGGGTTAAGGGTTTTCAGGGTTTCAGCAATATGCGTACCATCCACGTTAGAGACAAAGTGCATGGTCAGGTGGTTTTTATAAGGGCGCAGCGCTTCGGTTGCCATAAACGGCCCGAGATCAGAGCCGCCAATCCCGATATTTACCACGTCGGTAATGGCCTTGCCGGTGTAGCCCTTCCAGCTGCCGCTGATAATCGCCTCAGAGAAGTGTTTCATCTTCTCCAGCACCGCGTTGACTTCCGGCATCACATCTTTGCCGTCGACCACAATCGGTGTATTGCTACGGTTACGCAATGCCACATGTAACACGGCGCGATCTTCGGTACGGTTGATCTTTTCACCGGAGAACATCGACTTAATTGCCCCGCTAAGATCCGTCTCTTTCGCCAGGTCCTGCAGTTTCGCCAGCGTCTCTTCGGTGATACGGTTTTTGGAGAAGTCGACCAGCATCAGATCGTCGAAGGTGGCGGAGAACTTACTGAAACGATCCGCGTCCTGCGCAAACAGGTCAGCGATTTTTACCTCTTTCATTTCAGCGTAATGTTTCTGGAGCGCCTGCCATGCGGCAGTCTGGGTTGGGTTGATGTTTTTCATAGCAATACTCTTGTAAATTGAGAATTGTAACCGGACTCGATTGTAGCGCCCCTGCTCCCGGTTGTGAGGATTTTTATGCCATTTCCCGGAAATTGCGCCCCGGCGACCGGCCAGTTTAGCGACTGAGCGAAGCGGCGATATTGACAACCGTCTCATTCCGAATTATCTCTGTACCCCTACTTATACAAATTGTGTAAGCCAGAAGAGGCGCGTCGCCCAGGTACTGTGCCCGAGGAGCCCATCCCGGGACGGCACAGAAGGGGGAGCGGCGCCGAGGTAAACTGCCACGGGCGCGGCAGGCTATCGGCTGCAGGGGCTGAATCCCCTGGGCTGTCACCAGAAATGTTCGGCAGTCGGACATTTCATACCCCGGCAACCGGTTAAGACCGGCGGCTCCGGGGTATACAAGGTGGGGCGCTTCTGGGTGTACCGTAGCCGTTCGCGCTCTACGTCTGCCCCCTGTTTTCCGCTCTTCCCTTGTGCCAAGGCTGAAAATGAATGCCATCCCAAATGGCTCCCCTGACACGAGGTTGTTATGACCAACACACATTCACGTACCGTAGTTGCCAAATTTGGCGGGACCAGTGTTGCTGACTATGAGGCCATGAGCCACAGCGCTGACATTGTATTATCTGACTCACACGTGCGCCTGGTGGTGCTGTCTGCCTCGGCGGGGATCACCAATTATCTGGTGGCGCTGGCCGCAGGGCTGGACGCCGCCGAGCGTGAGGTAAAGCTCGACGCTATCCGCCATATTCAGCACCGTATTCTGGCGCGCCTGCAAAACCCGACCGTGATCCGCGAAGAGGTCGACCGGCTGCTGGATAATATCGCCACCCTGGCCGAGGCCGCCGCCCTGGCAACCTCTGCGGCATTAACCGACGAGCTGGTCAGCCACGGGGAGTTAATCTCCACACTGCTGTTCGTGGAAGTGCTGCGCGAGCGCGGGGTAAACGCCCAGTGGTTTGATGTGCGCAAAGTGATGCGCACCAGCGACCGCTTTGGCCGCGCCGAGCCGGATCTGGCTGCCCTGTCGGTACTGGCCCAACAACAGCTGGCCCCGCGCATGGCGGAGTCTCTGGTGATCACTCAGGGCTTTATTGGCTGCGAGGACAAAGGCCGCACCACCACGCTCGGGCGCGGGGGCAGCGACTACACCGCCGCCCTGCTGGGCGAGGCGCTGAGCACTGACCGGGTCGATATCTGGACCGATGTCACCGGCATTTTCACCACCGATCCGCGCATTGTTCCGGCGGCGAAACGCATTGATGAGATTGGCTTTGAAGAGGCGGCAGAAATGGCCACCTTCGGGGCTAAAGTGCTGCACCCGGCCACCCTGTTACCGGCAGTACGCAGCAATATTCCGGTGTTTGTGGGCTCCAGCCGCACCCCGGCCGATGGCGGCACCCTGGTGTGCGCCTCTACCGAAAATCCGCCGCTGTTTCGCGCCCTGGCGCTGCGCCGTAACCAGACCCTGCTCACCCTGCACAGCCTGAATATGCTGCACGCCCGCGGCTTCCTGGCGGAGGTGTTTGGCATTCTGGCGCGCCACAGTATTTCTGTGGATCTGATTACCACATCAGAAGTGAGCGTGGCGCTGACGCTCGACACCACCGGCTCAACCGCCGTGGGCGATACCTTGCTGACCCAGAGCCTGCTGACGGAGCTCTCTTCCCTGTGCCGGGTCGAGGTGGAAGAAGGGCTCGCGCTGGTGGCGCTTATCGGCAATAACCTATCCCGCGCCAGCGGTGTCGGCAAAGAGGTGTTTGGCGTGCTGGAGCCGTTTAATATCCGGATGATTTGCTACGGCGCCTCCAGCCACAACCTCTGCTTCCTGGTGCCCGGCACCGAGGCAGAAAACGTGGTCAGTAAGCTGCACCGTAATCTGTTCGAGCAATAATCCCCCCGGGGCAGGCCGCCGGTCTGCCCCGTCCGTTTTGCCCCCTCCCGGCACGATGGCATTGAATAATTTTTCTGCACACGATAAACAGTAGTGAGAGCCAGGACGACACTGGCCGGAATAACCAACACAACACTATCATCTGCAAGGAAACTATCATGCTCGCCACCTTTACCCGGCTGTTCCCTGCCTGGGCGCTGCTGCTCTCTGTGATTGCCTGGTCCACCCCCGCCCCTTTTGCCGCCATCAGCCCCTGGATAAGCCCCCTGCTGATGCTGGTGATGTTCGCAATGGGGGTGCATTTGCGGCTCAGCGATTTTAAACGGGTGCTGTCGCGCCCGGCACCGGTCGCGGCCGGTATCTTCCTTCACTACCTGGTGATGCCGCTGGCGGCCTGGGTGCTGGCGCTGGCCTTTAAGATGCCCCCGGATCTCAGTGCCGGGATGGTACTGGTGGGCAGTGTGGCCAGCGGTACAGCCTCTAACGTGATGATTTACCTGGCCCGGGGCGATGTGGCGCTCTCGGTGACGATCTCCTCCATATCCACGCTGGTGGGCGTGGTGGCGACCCCGCTGCTCACCCGGCTGTATGTCGATGCCCATATCCAGGTTGATGTCTGGGGAATGCTGCTGAGCATTCTGCAAATTGTGGTGATCCCTATTGCCCTTGGGCTGGTGATTCACCATCTGTTCCCGCGCCTGGTGAACACCCTGGAGCCCGGGTTACCGGCATTCTCCATGCTGTGTATTCTCGCGATTATCAGTGCGGTGGTGGCAGGCAGCGCCGGTCATATTGCCGCGGTGGGCCCGGTGGTGATTGTGGCGGTGATCCTGCATAACGCGATTGGTCTGCTGGGGGGCTACTGGGGCGGGCGGCTCTTCGGGTTTGATGAGTCAACCTGCCGGACGCTGGCCATTGAGGTGGGGATGCAAAACTCCGGGCTTGCGGCTGCGCTGGGGAAAATTTACTTCTCTCCGCTGGCGGCTCTGCCCGGTGCGCTGTTTTCTGTGTGGCACAACTTGTCCGGCTCCCTGCTGGCGGGTTACTGGTCCGGGAAACCGGCGGGCAAAGAACCGGCCTGCCCGGTAAAATCTCAGCCCCGTAACGGCTAAGCGGCGTTTTTATGGGGTTAACGGCGGTGCTGGCGGCCATATTGCCGTACACTGCGGTTACCCCCACTTGAGCGAGGCCCGCCGATGGCACTTGAACGTATTACCCAAAAAGAGATGACCGACGCCGAACAGCGCGAACTGAAAACCCTGCTTGACCGTGAGCGGATAGCCCACGGCAGAACCCTGACCAATAGCGAAGCCAACCGGGTCAAAAAAGAGTATATCGACAAGCTGATGATTCAGCGCGAAGCCGACGCCAGAAAAGCCCGCCAGGCAAAGAAAAAGCAGGCCTATAAACCCGATGCCAGCAGCACCTTTTCCTGGTCTGCCAGCACCTCAACGGCGAACCGCGGCAGGCGCTAGCAGCGGCGGATTAACGGCCTTTTTTCTTACGTCCCGGCTGGGTAAAGCGCTTGCCCGAGCCGCCGGGGCGGCCCTGTGTTGCCGGTTGCCCGGCTTTACGGGCCGGTCTGGCGCTGGCGGTGCCTGTGCTTTTCGCCGCGGCCGTTTTGGGTTTCGCCTTCGGTCTGGACTTTGCCCGGGATTCCGATGACGAATTCTCAATCCGTTTAAATATATCGCTGAGCTCGTCCGGCGTCAGATCGCGCCACTCCCCGGGGGGGATGCCGTTCAGGCTGACGTTCATAATCCGGGTGCGCTCAAGCCTTGTAACCTCAAAACCGAAATATTCGCACATGCGGCGGATCTGGCGGTTCAGCCCCTGAACCAGGGTAATGCGGAACGAAGAGGGCCCCGCTTTCTCTACCCGGCACTTTTTGGTCACGGTTCCGAGGATCGGCACACCGGCCCCCATGGCGCGAATGAAATCGTCCGTTACCGGTTTATTGACGGTAACCAGATACTCTTTTTCATGGTCGTTACCGGCGCGCAGGATCTTATTGACCAGATCCCCGTGGTTGGTCAGGAAAATCAGCCCGTTCGAGTCTTTATCCAGCCGCCCGATGGGGAAAATACGCTGGCTGTGATTCACGAAGTCCACAATATTGTCTTTCTCACCACTTTCCGTGGTGCTGACAATACCCACCGGTTTATTCAGCGCGATAAACACCAGATCGTCGGCATCGCGGGGCTCTATCAGACGGCCGTTAACCTTGACGGTATCCCCGGGGGCCACCTGATCGCCGATGGTCGCGCGTTTGCCGTTAATAAAAACATTGCCCTGCTCGATGTAACGATCAGCCTCGCGGCGCGAGCAAATTCCGCTCTCGCTGATGTATTTGTTTAAACGGGTTGTTGGTGTGGACAGCATAGTTTCTCCTGTAAAGGCGAAATATACCGTTAATTGTCCATTAATGGCGATACTTCTGACGTTTTTTTATGATTATCACCGGCTCAGTAAAAAAACAGGCCGTAAATCAATATTTCTCCCGTAAGCGCAATTTTGCGTGCCCTTTTCAGGCTTTGCGCGCTCAGCCTTTGCCCACTACCTGCTCCTCAGTATGTTCATTTTTTAAACTTGAAAACACAATAAATGTATTTTATAAAATACAAGGAGCCTGTAGTGAAAACACTCTTACAGACAGACGCCTTCCGGCGCTGGGAGGGGAAGCTCAGAGATAACCGGGCCAGAACACTGATAGCCGCCCGGTTATTCCGGCTGGCAAATGGTATTGGCGGGGATATCCAGCCTGTAGGGCATGGGATCTATGAACTCAGGATCCACTACGGCCCGGGATACCGCATCTACGTTAAACCCACCGGCAGCAGTATTATCATCCTGCTGTGTGGTGGAGATAAAACCACACAACGGCACGATATTGCCATGGCGTACCACCAGGCCCGGCGCCGGGCCACAGAACAGGAGCACAATGATGACCAGACTGACCCATTATGATCCGGCCGATGCGCTGGTGAATCCTCAGGAAATTGCCGCATTTATGGCTGATGCGCTGGCCACCGGAGATGCCGCCTACATTGCCCGGGCCCTGGGCGTGGTCGCCCGCTCAAAAGGCATGACAAAAATAGCCGCGCAGACCGGGCTATCCCGGGAGCAGCTGTATCGCTCTTTCAGCGACCAGGGCAACCCCACCCTGAAAAGCACCCTGGCGGTGCTGAACGCCCTGGGGATCCAGCTGACTGTAAAACCGGCAGCCCCCTGAGGAGCGCCGGTAACTGGCGGGCATTATCCGTCGGCTTCGCGCTCGTCGTCGTCATCGGGCTGCTCCAGCACGCTGTAAGCCACAGCGCAGAACAGCGAGTTCAGGCGCTTCATATCCCCCAGTAGCCCCAGGTGCAGGGAGCTGGTTTCAATACTCTGCACGTTCTGCTGATGCAGCCGGTCCACATGGGCATGGGAGTAGCGGCGGTTCATAATCCGAAAGCGGTGCTTGCTGCGCCGCAGGCGCCGCGCGCTGGGCACATCACCGGAGAAGAACACCGACATGGCCAGTTGTAAATTGCTCAGCAGTTGCTCATAGAGCACATCCAGCTCTTTTAGCCCCTCAACCGAGAAGGCCCGCCGCGCCGCGAGAGATTTATCTGCAATTTCACTGCCCATGCGCTCAACAATATCGGAAGCCTGCTCAAGGTTAAGCGACATCTCAATAATCTCTGCCCAGCGCCGGGACTCTTCCTCCGCCAGCTCATCTTTGGGCATACGCGCCAGATAGAGCTTAATGGCGGTGTACAGCACGTTAATATCTTCCGCCTGCTTGCGCAGCACCTTCTCCTGGCGCGGCTCGCCGTGCATGATTTTATACAGCCCGTCGAGCATCTGCTCGGTCGTATCCCCGATGCGCAGCGTCTCCCGGGCGGCGTTAGCCAGCCCCAGTGCCGGGGTATCCAGCGCGGAGGGGTCCAGATATTTAGGTTTCAGGCTATCGTCCAGTTCTGGGGGCTCCTGAATCACCCGGCGGCAAAAGCGCGCCATCGGCTCCGCGAAGGGCA
This Shimwellia blattae DSM 4481 = NBRC 105725 DNA region includes the following protein-coding sequences:
- a CDS encoding DUF3811 domain-containing protein is translated as MALERITQKEMTDAEQRELKTLLDRERIAHGRTLTNSEANRVKKEYIDKLMIQREADARKARQAKKKQAYKPDASSTFSWSASTSTANRGRR
- the pgi gene encoding glucose-6-phosphate isomerase, which translates into the protein MKNINPTQTAAWQALQKHYAEMKEVKIADLFAQDADRFSKFSATFDDLMLVDFSKNRITEETLAKLQDLAKETDLSGAIKSMFSGEKINRTEDRAVLHVALRNRSNTPIVVDGKDVMPEVNAVLEKMKHFSEAIISGSWKGYTGKAITDVVNIGIGGSDLGPFMATEALRPYKNHLTMHFVSNVDGTHIAETLKTLNPETTLFLVASKTFTTQETMTNAHSARDWFLASAGDAKHVAKHFAALSTNGKAVSEFGIDTANMFEFWDWVGGRYSLWSAIGLSIVLSVGYDNFVQLLSGAHAMDQHFAHTPAEQNLPVLLALIGIWYNNFFGAETEAILPYDQYMHRFAAYFQQGNMESNGKYVDRNGHKVDYQTGPVIWGEPGTNGQHAFYQLIHQGTKLVPCDFIAPAISHNPLTDHHPKLLSNFFAQTEALAFGKSRDVVEQEFRDQGKDPAQLGNVVPFKVFEGNRPTNSILLREITPFSLGALIALYEHKIFTQGAILNIFTFDQWGVELGKQLANRILPELQDDKTIASHDSSTNGLINRYKSWRA
- the rluF gene encoding 23S rRNA pseudouridine(2604) synthase RluF codes for the protein MLSTPTTRLNKYISESGICSRREADRYIEQGNVFINGKRATIGDQVAPGDTVKVNGRLIEPRDADDLVFIALNKPVGIVSTTESGEKDNIVDFVNHSQRIFPIGRLDKDSNGLIFLTNHGDLVNKILRAGNDHEKEYLVTVNKPVTDDFIRAMGAGVPILGTVTKKCRVEKAGPSSFRITLVQGLNRQIRRMCEYFGFEVTRLERTRIMNVSLNGIPPGEWRDLTPDELSDIFKRIENSSSESRAKSRPKAKPKTAAAKSTGTASARPARKAGQPATQGRPGGSGKRFTQPGRKKKGR
- a CDS encoding type II toxin-antitoxin system RelE/ParE family toxin, which gives rise to MKTLLQTDAFRRWEGKLRDNRARTLIAARLFRLANGIGGDIQPVGHGIYELRIHYGPGYRIYVKPTGSSIIILLCGGDKTTQRHDIAMAYHQARRRATEQEHNDDQTDPL
- the lysC gene encoding lysine-sensitive aspartokinase 3, encoding MTNTHSRTVVAKFGGTSVADYEAMSHSADIVLSDSHVRLVVLSASAGITNYLVALAAGLDAAEREVKLDAIRHIQHRILARLQNPTVIREEVDRLLDNIATLAEAAALATSAALTDELVSHGELISTLLFVEVLRERGVNAQWFDVRKVMRTSDRFGRAEPDLAALSVLAQQQLAPRMAESLVITQGFIGCEDKGRTTTLGRGGSDYTAALLGEALSTDRVDIWTDVTGIFTTDPRIVPAAKRIDEIGFEEAAEMATFGAKVLHPATLLPAVRSNIPVFVGSSRTPADGGTLVCASTENPPLFRALALRRNQTLLTLHSLNMLHARGFLAEVFGILARHSISVDLITTSEVSVALTLDTTGSTAVGDTLLTQSLLTELSSLCRVEVEEGLALVALIGNNLSRASGVGKEVFGVLEPFNIRMICYGASSHNLCFLVPGTEAENVVSKLHRNLFEQ
- the malG gene encoding maltose ABC transporter permease MalG; its protein translation is MAMVQPKSQKMRLFITHLLLLLFIAAIMFPLLMVVTISLRPGNFATGSIIPDQISWEHWRLALGFSVEHADGRVTPPPFPVLLWLWNSVKIAGITAIGIVALSTTCAYAFARMRFPGKATLLRGMLIFQMFPAVLSLVALYALFDRLGQYLPFIGLNTHGGVIFAYLGGIALHVWTIKGYFETIDSSLEEAASLDGATPWQAFRLVLLPLSVPILAVVFILSFIAAITEVPVASLLLRDVNSYTLAVGMQQYLNPQNYLWGDFAAAAVLSAIPITAVFLLAQRWLVGGLTAGGVKG
- a CDS encoding addiction module antidote protein, yielding MTRLTHYDPADALVNPQEIAAFMADALATGDAAYIARALGVVARSKGMTKIAAQTGLSREQLYRSFSDQGNPTLKSTLAVLNALGIQLTVKPAAP
- the psiE gene encoding phosphate-starvation-inducible protein PsiE, with translation MTSISRPRVELVSTILQSVLNIGLAALALILVIFLGKETLHLADVLFTPGEQASKYQLVEGLVIYFLYFEFIALIVKYFQSGFHFPLRYFVYIGITAIVRLIIIDHSAPLDVLIYSGAILLLVITLWICNSKRLKRE
- the malF gene encoding maltose ABC transporter permease MalF encodes the protein MDVTRKNHWWNSEAIKWSVIGLLSLLVGYLIVLMYARGEYLFAIMTLILSAAGLYIFANRKAYAWRYVYPGMAGMGLFVLFPLICTIAIAFTNYSSTNQLTFERARDVLMSRQYQAGATYPFALYADGDKWQLALTDTASGKYYVSESFTPGGEQHLALREAAGLPDGEKASLRVITQNRQALNQLVAELPAQEQLVMSSLRQFSATRALYRLDADNTLTNNQTHTQYRPNSHTGFYESVNADGSWAGEQLSPGYTVTIGWDNFVRVFTDEGIQKPFFAIFVWTVVFSVLTVILTVAVGMILACLVQWEALKGKALYRVLLILPYAVPSFISILIFKGLFNQSFGEINMMLSALFGIKPAWFSDPVTARTMIIIVNTWLGYPYMMILCMGLLKAIPDDLYEASAMDGAGPLQNFFKITLPLLIKPLTPLMIASFAFNFNNFVLIQLLTNGGPDRLGTTTPAGYTDLLVSYTYRIAFEGGGGQDFGLAAAIATLIFLLVGALAIVNLKATRMKFD
- the panS gene encoding ketopantoate/pantoate/pantothenate transporter PanS, whose translation is MLATFTRLFPAWALLLSVIAWSTPAPFAAISPWISPLLMLVMFAMGVHLRLSDFKRVLSRPAPVAAGIFLHYLVMPLAAWVLALAFKMPPDLSAGMVLVGSVASGTASNVMIYLARGDVALSVTISSISTLVGVVATPLLTRLYVDAHIQVDVWGMLLSILQIVVIPIALGLVIHHLFPRLVNTLEPGLPAFSMLCILAIISAVVAGSAGHIAAVGPVVIVAVILHNAIGLLGGYWGGRLFGFDESTCRTLAIEVGMQNSGLAAALGKIYFSPLAALPGALFSVWHNLSGSLLAGYWSGKPAGKEPACPVKSQPRNG